The Eurosta solidaginis isolate ZX-2024a chromosome 4, ASM4086904v1, whole genome shotgun sequence genome includes a window with the following:
- the B9d1 gene encoding B9 domain-containing protein 1, producing the protein MTESPTTPTTASCFNVFFTGQIEALDFPLGPNAPEVFCRYEVISGPDWKLVSGLQKGITQTASNKSGYFKDKIFLNFPLEWTYKSTTPFGWPQLIICVYGKTRWGAETGLGYSRINLPVFCSQANETISAPIIIPRNTNMVSELASWITGRNPELKDPTALLSSGKIKGISAESYGEIVFNLSTILRGTNRLGYDWS; encoded by the exons ATGACGGAAtcaccaacaacaccaacaacggcCAGCTGCTTCAATGTTTTTTTTACCGGCCAAATTGAAGCCTTGGATTTTCCTTTGGGTCCTAATGCTCCGGAAGTATTTTGTCGTTATGAAGTCATTTCTGGTCCCGATTGGAAGTTGGTATCCGGTCTGCAAAAGGGCATTACACAGACAGCATCAAATAAAAGTGGATATTttaaagataaaatttttcttaattttccctTGGAATGGACATACAAAAGTACAACGCCATTTGGAT GGCCACAATTGATAATTTGTGTGTACGGCAAAACACGTTGGGGCGCCGAAACAGGGCTTGGTTATAGTCGCATTAATTTGCCAGTATTTTGCTCACAAGCTAATGAGACCATAAGTGCTCCAATAATAATACCTCGAAATACCAATATGGTGTCCGAGTTAGCTAGCTGGATTACTGGTCGTAATCCAGAATTAAAGGATCCAACAGCTTTGCTGAGTAGCGGAAAAATAAAAG GAATTTCAGCGGAATCGTATGGCGAAATTGTCTTCAACCTTTCAACAATATTAAGAGGTACAAATCGGCTGGGATACGACTGGtcctaa